The Thermothelomyces thermophilus ATCC 42464 chromosome 4, complete sequence region CTAACGGGTCCAACGCCATgctcgaaaaaaaaaaaaaaccaagaTCGGCATAGGGACGACGGTGACCGGCAGTCAGTTGCCTAAACCTTCGGGTCAATTCCACCCGGGAGCACGAAGTACGCCCTGGAGTCTAGTGTACCTAGCCAGCCATCTTACTCCGTACCCTGTTTATTCCCCTTTATCCGGGAATGCAACCTCTTTCTCCCGTCCGCGGGGCAGCTACCGGGTCCTTGGGAAGGTTGCAGTAGTTACAGTATGCAATACTTATTAATTGTCCAAGTCGAACTTTGCTGCTCTCCCAACATGGTGCCTCGCAAAGGCAAGGAACAACCGCGTCACCTGGAGCCATGTTCTTCGCTTCTCTGCTGCTCGGTCTCCTGGCGGGCGTGTCCGCTTCACCGGGACACGGGCGGAATTCCACCTTCTACAACCCCATCTTCCCCGGCTTCTACCCCGATCCGAGCTGCATCTACGTGCCCGAGCGTGACCACACCTTCTTCTGTGCCTCGTCGAGCTTCAACGCCTTCCCGGGCATCCCGATTCATGCCAGCAAGGACCTGCAGAACTGGAAGTTGATCGGCCATGTGCTGAATCGCAAGGAACAGCTTCCCCGGCTCGCTGAGACCAACCGGTCGACCAGGTATGTTGCCGCCTCTGGCGCTCCGAAGGCGTGCTTGACGAACACGGCCTTACGTCCGACAGCGGCATCTGGGCACCCACCCTCCGGTTCCATGACGACACCTTCTGGTTGGTCACCACACTAGTGGACGACGACCGGCCGCAGGAGGACGCTTCCAGATGGGACAATGTGCGTGCGGCGCATGATTATTGTTGTctctgttttttttttttttttcttctttttttttgggaaAGGGGGAGGGATCCCCGAAGGCTGATGGCTCCTTTTGCTCTAGATTATCTTCAAGGCAAAGAATCCGTATGATCCGAGGTCCTGGTCCAAGGCCGTCCACTTCAACTTCACTGGCTACGACACGGAGCCTTTCTGGGACGAAGATGGAAAGGTGTACATCACCGGCGCCCATGCTTGGCATGTTGGGTAAGCTCGTCCACATCGCCGCCCGCCGGATCTGTTCTGGCGCTCACCCTTCCCAAGCCCATACATCCAGCAGGCCGAAGTCGATCTCGACACGGGGGCCGTCGGCGAGTGGCGCATCATCTGGAACGGAACGGGCGGCATGGTATGATTCTCGCACACTTCCTCCTCTCTGGCGTATTCCCTCCTGACACAACTGGGAGTTTAGGCTCCTGAAGGGCCGCACATCTACCGCAAAGATGGGTGGTACTACTTGCTGGCTGCTGAAGGTGAGCAAGACCCTTCTTGTGGACACTGTTGGTGCCGCCGATGCTGACACGAGCCAGGGGGGACCGGCATCGACCATATGGTGACCATGGCCCGGTCGAGAAAAATCTCCAGTCCTTACGAGTCCAACCCAAACAACCCCGTGTTGACCAACGCCAACACGACCAGTTACTGTAAGACCAACCACAACTCGTGCCTGATACAATAGCGCTCACCATGTCATAGTTCAAACCGTCGGGCATTCAGACCTGTTCCATGACAGACATGGGAACTGGTAAGAAACATTTCTTACCTTTGTCTCGGCAACATCTCTTGTCTCTCGCCGTTTTGAAGCTAATCGTGCTCCTGAAGGTGGGCAGTCGCCCTCTCCACCCGCTCCGGTCCAGAATATCTTCACTACCCCATGGGCCGCGAGACCGTCATGACAGCCGTGAGCTGGCCGAAGGACGAGTGGCCAACCTTCACCCCCATATCTGGCAAGATGAGCGGCTGGCCGATGCCTCCTTCGCAGAAGGACATTCGCGGAGTCGGGTAAGCCGTTTTCTTTCcggcctcccccccccccccccaaaaaaaaaaactctcGGACCATCCCCCGCCGACCGCTAACaccttccctcctcctcctcccctcttCTCCCCACAGCCCCTACGTCAACTCCCCCGACCCGGAACACCTGACCTTCCCCCGCTCGGCGCCCCTGCCGGCCCACCTCACCTACTGGCGATACCCGAACCCGTCCTCCTACACGCCGTCCCCGCCCGGGCACCCCAACACCCTCCGCCTGACCCCGTCCCGCCTGAACCTGACCGCCCTCAACGGCAACTACGCGGGGGCCGACCAGACCTTCGTCTCGCGCCGGCAGCAGCACACCCTCTTCACCTACAGCGTCACGCTCGACTACGCGCCGCGGACCGCCGGGGAGGAGGCCGGCGTGACCGCCTTCCTGACGCAGAACCACCACCTCGACCTGGGCGTCGTCCTGCTCCCTCGCGGCTCCGCCACCGCGCCCTCGCTGCCGGGCCTGAGTAGTAGTACAACTActactagtagtagtagtagtcgtccggacgaggaggaggagcgcgaggcgggcgaagaggaagaagagggcgGACAAGACTTGATGATCCCGCATGTGCGGTTCAGGGGCGAGTCGTACGTGCCCGTCCCGGCGCCCGTCGTGTACCCGATACCCCGGGCCTGGAGAGGCGGGAAGCTTGTGTTAGAGATCCGGGCTTGTAATTCGACTCACTTCTCGTTCCGTGTCGGGCCGGACGGGAGACGGTCTGAGCGGACGGTGGTCATGGAGGCTTCGAACGAGGCCGTTAGCTGGGGCTTTACTGGTGAGTTCTCTCTCTCCTATTTCTGTTTTCCTTGCGAAGCGTGTAAGCGCCATTGCCAGAGCTTTTTAATTGACCTGaaatttccttttttttttccccgccGAACGCAGGAACGCTGCTGGGCATCTATGCGACCAGTAATGGTGGCAACGGAACCACGCCGGCGTATTTTTCGGATTGGAGGTACACACCATTGGAGCAGTTTAGGGATtgaaaaaaaggaaggggAGTTGTGGGCTGGTATCGCCAttcgggaaaaaaaaaagtacgGTGCCCGGCAACTGCGTCCATGGAAGTTACAGAATAGTATACGGATTCCAATGGGCTGCAGTCTCGCTTTAGCTTGTCACGCAAGTAATCCCCCAACAACTCCTTGGCCATAGTGGGACAACCAGAGAATACAGAGACCGTGACATCCATCATACATCAGTTTAGTCGTCAAGTTGGCCTACTCGGTGCAGTCAGAGAGGGGATCATACACGCCTCTTCCGCCTCCGCACTTCGATCCTCGCCTGTACTTCAGGAATGAAACTCGACCCAATCCATATCGACTTCGGCCTCTCGGCCAACGGTTTGAACTCATAGTTCTGCACCAAATAGGCCAAGATCATCTTGAGTTCGTGTGCAACGAAGAACCTCCCGGGGCTGATGCAGCCGTCAGTCAAGGTAACCAATTTCCGATCCCAATAATAAATAAGACACTCACCAGGCGTGCCTGCCGTGGCTGAAGGCCAAAAACTCCGCGCTCGTGGTAACCATGCCCAACTTCTTGACCCGCATCGCCTCTTCGGCATCGCCCTTCTCCTCGGCCGACTTCGCCTCGTAGGCCTCTCTCTGGCGCGAGAACCGCCAGGCATCGTACTTGTCCGGCTCCGGGTACAGCTCCGGGTCGCGGTGCGTCCCCGCCAGATCCAGCATCAGGAACGCTCCGTACGGCGCATGCCACCCCTCGACCGGGTTCGTCACGCCCTCGGGAGCGACCACCTTGCGGTGTGTGAGCGCTCTGGCAAAGTGGCTGAAGCGCATGCTCTCCTTGATGGCGCTGTCGGTGCGGTGGAGGCGGGCGAGACCCTGCTTGGTCCAGGCGCCGTTCTCTTCGGCGAAGACGCGGGACGTTTCCTCTCGGATGGTGTCGATGTATCCCAGCGAAGGGTCCGACGACAGCAGATCGAGGATCAGGTTGAAGCCCGTCGTGACTGTCGTATGTATCGCCGCGAACTCCACGGGGAGGATTCTCTTGGAAAGCATCTCCGGGTTAAGTTCGCTGGTGAGACCCTCCGCTTTGGCTTGCCGGATCAGCCAAGTTAGCATGTCCTCCGGCGCCTTCCAATCGTCGCCGGCCGGGTCGTCGCCCGACTCCTGACGCTCCAAGTCGTACAGCCGTTGTTCGATCACGGGCCTAGCATGGGAGTAGGATTTGCGCCAGTGCCACCAATTGGGAAGAACAATAAACGGGGCGACAAGCGGCTGGAAGATGTGCGGGACCATGTCCAGCAGGAAACCGTTGCGCACCACATCATTGGCGAAACCGACTTGACAGTCGAGGAACTCCTGATTCCTGCACAACGGGGCGCCGACAAGGATTCGGTTGGTCACCCGCGGGATGATTCCTAACCAAGCTTCCCATAGATTGAGAGATGTCCAGTTCTCAACATCCTTCCCAAAAGTATCGTCAATCGCGGCGTGGACTTCCTCCTGTACGGCGGGTATAAGAGAGGCGATGTTGCGTGCAAGGTGCTTGTGGATAGTCCGGATAGGGAACTCGTCATCCACCCCGAAGAACTGGTAGTCGTTGTGCAGGGTGTCCCGATGCGCTTCCTTGGTCGATAGCACGCGGTCGGGTTGCTCGAGCATCCATGCTGCCTGTGAACGGGGTATGACAATCTCCTGTGGGCGGTAAGGGGCAGAGGGAACCACGAAGGCGCGTCCTTGTTTGGAGTACTACGAGAAGTCAGCCTTGCAAACTGGagaggaaaaggaaaagggaaGAAAGGAAGGAAAATGAAAATCCACCTTCTCGTAGCCCTCTGCGACCCAGGTGTGATAACGGGTTAGGAAGTAGGCCCAGCTCTTGAGTGTCCCTAGAAAGCTACCGCCTGGCCCAACTCGAGGAAGCGCCTTCGAATAGAGGGGCTTCCGTGCGAagtcgacgacgaaggagctgATGGTGAGGAGAATAAGGGCCGCGATGAATCGGCCCGGGGTCAGTGATTCGATCACTTGGGAACTAATTATTGACGCCATGATCAACATGGACGATTGCCTGGGAATACTTGATGTTCAACCAATGCGGAAATGGCGAGTTTGACAGGCTTTTTGGTCGAGCCAGCACGCGTTACATCCACCATATTTGGGATCACTAATGGGATGAGGCTGAGCCATGCTGAATAACCTCTGGCGCCTCTCGTCCTGGAGCAAACGGGGCGAATGTGAAACTCGAAGGGACCAGCCGCTGATATGCAAGGGTTccccgccaagactaaggttaACGGCTAGGTAGGGCCGCTACT contains the following coding sequences:
- a CDS encoding glycoside hydrolase family 43 protein (CAZy_ID 268048), coding for MFFASLLLGLLAGVSASPGHGRNSTFYNPIFPGFYPDPSCIYVPERDHTFFCASSSFNAFPGIPIHASKDLQNWKLIGHVLNRKEQLPRLAETNRSTSGIWAPTLRFHDDTFWLVTTLVDDDRPQEDASRWDNIIFKAKNPYDPRSWSKAVHFNFTGYDTEPFWDEDGKVYITGAHAWHVGPYIQQAEVDLDTGAVGEWRIIWNGTGGMAPEGPHIYRKDGWYYLLAAEGGTGIDHMVTMARSRKISSPYESNPNNPVLTNANTTSYFQTVGHSDLFHDRHGNWWAVALSTRSGPEYLHYPMGRETVMTAVSWPKDEWPTFTPISGKMSGWPMPPSQKDIRGVGPYVNSPDPEHLTFPRSAPLPAHLTYWRYPNPSSYTPSPPGHPNTLRLTPSRLNLTALNGNYAGADQTFVSRRQQHTLFTYSVTLDYAPRTAGEEAGVTAFLTQNHHLDLGVVLLPRGSATAPSLPGLSSKEEEGGQDLMIPHVRFRGESYVPVPAPVVYPIPRAWRGGKLVLEIRACNSTHFSFRVGPDGRRSERTVVMEASNEAVSWGFTGTLLGIYATSNGGNGTTPAYFSDWRYTPLEQFRD